AGCCGGCATAGGTATACTTAACAAAGTAAACATTAATGGAGTGGTAACTTATAATGAAGACATTGTTTTTGGAGATGTAATAATTATTAACAAAGATGCCGGAGAAATTATAACAGATATCAATTGGTCTGGTGTTGCACCTTACCTTGGTTTTGGGTTTGGTAGAGCAATTCCTAAAAAAAAGCTTGGAATTGGTATAGAATTTGGCTCATACTTTTCTTCATCTCCTAAAGTAGACTTAACAGCAACTAATTTACTAGAATCTACTACTTCCCAAAAAGAGAATCTTCAAGAAGCTCTAGATGAATTTAAAATGATACCTCGAATACAAATACGACTTGCTTATAAATTTTAAAATTAAACACTATGAAAACAAAGAAAATAGTAACCACTATAATAACTTGTCTAGCAATATCTTTTGCGACACTTATGTCTTGTAAAGGAATTGATGAAATTACGGAAGATATTGACATCATTGTTAAAAGCTCTATATTTAAGCAACAAATTGTTATTGAAGTATTTGACCCTGTAAACCAATTAAACTTAGAAGGTGATAATATCTTACAAGTAGAAGTTATCGGTAAAGATGCCGACAAAATTGTTACAGATGCCGGAAACAATGTTAATTCAGCAAAAGTTGTTGGAGGAACAATTGCTCTAGCCGTTAACCCCAATAAAAACCCAAGTAACGAAACTGTAGAATTTTTAGTAAAAATTACTGGAGACCAATACTTAACAACTACAATTCCTATAGTATTATCGCCAACAGATTCTATTGCTTCAATTAGCGCTAACGTAGTAAACAAACTAAATACAGCTCAAGGAATAGATTACAAAAAAACAACTGAAACACTAACCAACAACACCTTAACCAAAGATTTTATTTTTGAAACTTCTGGATTAAAAGCCGGAACCAATACAGAAATAACCATAAAATCTGGAACTATTTTTAAAGACGAAAATGGCAACGATATTTCGGGAACAGAAATTGAAAGTGAATTAGTTCATTTCAATAGCGCCAACTCTGAATCTTTAGATTCTTTTCCAGGAGGATTTATGCCAGCAGAAATCACAGACGAAAATGGAGATATTTTAAATAATGCCTATTTTATTACGGCTGGTTTTGCTTCTATTAATATGACAATAGGTAATAAAGAAGTTAAAAACTTTTCTAAACCAATAAGCATTAAAATGAAAATAGATGCAAATTTCATTAACCCAGACACAGGTATTAAAATTAAAAAAGGTGACACCATTCCTATTTGGTCCTATAGTAAAGATGACGGTAAGTGGGATTTCCATAAAGACGGTGTTGTAAAGGTTGATAATAATAATTTAATAATAGAATACACAACAACACATTTATCTTGGTACAATTTAGATTACAAAGGAACAAGATGTTCTAGTTATTCCCCATCGGGAGTAGCTAAAATAAATATTTCTATGAGTGGAGTAAACAACTCAAATGGATATAGGTTATTTAGCGACTTCTTCTATGAAAACGGAAACCAACCTATATCTCCTTATTCAGGAAAAACATTTTCTTGGTATGATGGTCAAACATTTGAAATAAATAATGCACCTGTTAATAGAAAGGTTCAATTAATTGTTTATAGCGGATCTAACAGGTATGACAAAGGTGAAATATTATTTAGATCAGAAGCCGTCAATCTTTGTAATGTAGGCTCTGTAGATGTAGATGTTTCCAATATTGTATCAAAACTTCCTCCACTACCTGTTAATGTTAATGTTAATTATCAAGGTAAATGTAATCGTAAAATTATAGCACCAACCATTCCTCTTTATATGAAAAAGACAAATTATTATGGGCGTACATATTGGAGCTATTTAGGATATGTTTATGATGGTAAAATTACTATAAGAAACATTAATTTAAATAAAGAGTATGAATTTAGAACCTATTTTAATGGACAATACTTTTACCAAAATATTTCTTTTGATAAAACGGAATATATAAATGACAGTTATGAAATTCCTTCTGACCTATGCGACAGATTATTCTAATCCAATAACATTATAAGCAAAAAAAAGAGGTATTGTGAAAACAATATCTCTTTTTTATTAAATAAAATTCAAAAAAAACTAAAAATCAGCAAAAAAATTACCATATTCTTAACAAATATATAAATTTTTAGATATCAACTAAAAAAACTATCTTTGTAGTACTTTAAAAATCTCACATAAATGCTGCAAGATACACATATAGAGAATAAACAAAAACTTTCTTTTGAGGACTTTAAAACAGAAGTTTTAAACGACTACAGAATAGCTAAAATTAGTAGAGAATGTAGTTTATTAGGCCGTAGAGAGGTTTTAACAGGAAAGGCAAAGTTTGGTATTTTTGGTGATGGTAAAGAAGTACCACAATTAGCAATGGCCAAAGCTTTTAAACTAGGCGATTTTAGATCTGGTTATTACAGAGATCAAACTTTTATGATGGCTATTGGTGAGCTAACTGCACAACAGTTTTTTGCAGGTTTGTATGCACATACAGATATTAAAGCAGACCCGATGTCTGCCGGAAGACAAATGGGTGGGCACTTTGCTACACATAGTTTGCATGAAGATGGTAGCTGGAAAGATTTAACAAAACAGTACAATTCTAGTGCAGACATCTCTCCTACCGCTGGTCAAATGCCACGTTTATTAGGTTTAGCACAAGCCTCTAAAATATACAGAACCGAAAAAAGTGTACAACATAAATCTAATTTTTCTATCAACGGAAATGAAGTTGCCTGGGGAACTATTGGAAATGCAAGTACCAGTGAAGGTTTATTTTTTGAAACGATAAATGCTGCTGGAGTTTTACAAGTACCTATGTTAATGAGTGTTTGGGATGATGAATACGGAATTTCTGTACACGCCAAACATCAAACAACCAAAGAAAGCATCTCTGAAGTGTTAAAGGGTTTTGAAAGAGATCATAAAAAAAATGGATATGAAATTTTTGTTGTAAACGGTTGGGACTATGTTCAACTAGTAGATATTTACAACAAAGCTGCAAAAATTGCAAGAGAAGAACACGTACCGGTTTTAGTACACGTAAAAGAATTAACACAACCACAAGGACACTCTACTTCTGGATCTCATGAAAGATATAAAAGTAAAGACCGATTAAATTGGGAAAAAGAACACGATTGCATTACTAAAATGCGAAACTGGATTTTAGATTTTGAACTAGAAACGGAAGATGGAGAAATTTTACGTTTTGTAGAATCGGAAGAAGAAATTATCATCTTAGAAAAAGAAGCAAAAAAAGAAGTTGTAAGCGCTAAAAGAAATGCTTGGAACGCTTTTATTAACGAAATAAAATCAGAAGTAAATACTGCTTGCCAATTATTAGAAAAAGTGGCTAGTAAAAGTAAAAATAGCAGTTTTATTAATAAGTATAAAAATGATTTAATTGCTATTGTAGAACCAAGTAGAAAAGACATTTTATCTGCCGCAAGAAAAACGCTTCGTTACATAAAAGATGAAAGTTTTGCTGAAAAAATATTACTTCAAAATTTTATAAAAAATTCAATTGAAGCTGCTACAGAAAAATTTTCTACACACTTAAACAGTGAATCTGATTTTAACGCTGTAGCTGTTTCCGAAAAAAGCCCAATTTACGCTAAAAACAAAACGTTAGTTGATGCTAGAATTATTATGAGAGATAATTTTGATGCCATCCTAAAAAAGCATCCTGAAGTAGTAATTTTTGGTGAAGATGCTGGTTTTATTGGAGACGTAAATCAAGGTTTAGAAGGTCTTCAAGAAAAATATGGAGAAATAAGAGTTGCAGATACAGGTATTAGAGAAGCAACTATTATTGGTCAAGGTATAGGACTAGCAATGCGTGGCTTAAGACCTATTGCAGAAATACAATATTTAGACTATTTGCTTTACGCGTTACAAATAATGAGTGATGATTTAGCAACACTGCATTATAGATCTTTTGGTAAACAAAAAGCACCTTTAATTATTAGAACACGTGGCCATAGACTAGAAGGTATTTGGCACGCTGGTTCTCCTATGGGAGGAATTATAAATAACGTTAGAGGAATTCATGTTTTAGTACCTAGAAACATGACCAAAGCAGCTGGTTTTTACAACACTTTACTAGAAGGAGATGAACCTGCATTAGTTATAGAATGCTTAAACGGGTATCGATTAAAAGAAGAATTACCTATAAATTTAGGAGAATACAAAACACCAATTGGAGTTGTAGAAACTGTTAAAGAAGGGACAGATATTACTGTGGTTTCTTATGGTTCTACCTTAAGAATTGTTGAGGAAGCCGCAAAAGAACTACAACAAGTAGACATTGATATTGAAATTATAGACGCACAAAGCTTACTACCTTTCGATTTAAATAATGACTGTGTAAAAAGTGTTGCAAAAACAAATAAATTATTAGTAGTAGATGAAGATGTTCCGGGAGGAGCTTCTGCATACATTTTGCAAAATATTTTAGAAAAACAAAATGCATACATACACTTAGACAGCAAACCATCTACATTAACATCTAAGGCACATAGACCTGCTTATGGTACAGACGGAGATTACTTTTCTAAACCATCTGCAGAAGATATTTTTGAAAAAATTTATGAGATTATGCACGAATCAAATCCAAATAAATATAAGAGTTTATATTAAATTCTAATCTTAAAATAAAATACCAGTGCTCAAAATTCATCAATTTTGAGCACTTTTTTTTAACAGAACTATAAGATAACCTTAAGAAAATACAAAAAGCTATTTAACTAATTTCGCTTCTTAATCCTTTTATCAAACTCTTTATGAAAAAAAACTTACTATTTTACTTTATTTTATTCCTTTCAATAACTACAACTGTAGAAGCTCAAAGGAAGAAATCAAAAGACAAAAAAACAGATCAAACCTCAAAAGTATCCCCAAAAAGTAAAACGCCTAAATATTCTGACTTTGTAAATAAAGACACAAAAACAGATGACGGACTTTTTAAAATTCATATCAATAAAGAAAAATTTATTTATGAAATTCCAAAATCTTACTTAGGTAAAGAAATGCTATTAGTAACCAGGTTAAAAGACATTCCTGCAGGTTTAGGTGGTGGCTATGTAAATGCCGGTTCTAAAATTAACACACAAGTAGTCGTTTGGGAACACTACAAAGACAAAGTTTTATTAAAAATAAAATCTTATGATGCCGTTGCAAATGATTCTCTACCAATTTATAAATCGGTAAAATCTAACAATTTAGAACCTATTATTTATTCTTTTGAT
The nucleotide sequence above comes from Polaribacter butkevichii. Encoded proteins:
- a CDS encoding alpha-ketoacid dehydrogenase subunit alpha/beta, with protein sequence MLQDTHIENKQKLSFEDFKTEVLNDYRIAKISRECSLLGRREVLTGKAKFGIFGDGKEVPQLAMAKAFKLGDFRSGYYRDQTFMMAIGELTAQQFFAGLYAHTDIKADPMSAGRQMGGHFATHSLHEDGSWKDLTKQYNSSADISPTAGQMPRLLGLAQASKIYRTEKSVQHKSNFSINGNEVAWGTIGNASTSEGLFFETINAAGVLQVPMLMSVWDDEYGISVHAKHQTTKESISEVLKGFERDHKKNGYEIFVVNGWDYVQLVDIYNKAAKIAREEHVPVLVHVKELTQPQGHSTSGSHERYKSKDRLNWEKEHDCITKMRNWILDFELETEDGEILRFVESEEEIIILEKEAKKEVVSAKRNAWNAFINEIKSEVNTACQLLEKVASKSKNSSFINKYKNDLIAIVEPSRKDILSAARKTLRYIKDESFAEKILLQNFIKNSIEAATEKFSTHLNSESDFNAVAVSEKSPIYAKNKTLVDARIIMRDNFDAILKKHPEVVIFGEDAGFIGDVNQGLEGLQEKYGEIRVADTGIREATIIGQGIGLAMRGLRPIAEIQYLDYLLYALQIMSDDLATLHYRSFGKQKAPLIIRTRGHRLEGIWHAGSPMGGIINNVRGIHVLVPRNMTKAAGFYNTLLEGDEPALVIECLNGYRLKEELPINLGEYKTPIGVVETVKEGTDITVVSYGSTLRIVEEAAKELQQVDIDIEIIDAQSLLPFDLNNDCVKSVAKTNKLLVVDEDVPGGASAYILQNILEKQNAYIHLDSKPSTLTSKAHRPAYGTDGDYFSKPSAEDIFEKIYEIMHESNPNKYKSLY